Proteins from one Puntigrus tetrazona isolate hp1 chromosome 10, ASM1883169v1, whole genome shotgun sequence genomic window:
- the golga7 gene encoding golgin subfamily A member 7 has protein sequence MAETHSLQDLRQAAVASKVFVQRDYTSGTICKFQTKFPAELESRIDKQQFEETIQTLNNLYAEAEKLGGRSYLEGCLACLTAYTIFLCMETHYEKVLKKIAKYIQEQNEKIYAPLGLLLTDPIERGLRVVEITIFEDRSIGSR, from the exons ATGGCGGAG ACGCACAGCTTGCAGGACCTGCGGCAAGCAGCCGTCGCCTCCAAGGTTTTCGTTCAGAGAGACTACACTTCTGGAACCATCTGCAAGTTTCAGACCAAGTTCCCGGCAGAGCTGGAGAGCAGG ATCGACAAGCAGCAGTTTGAGGAGACCATACAGACCCTGAATAATCTCTATGCAGAGGCGGAAAAGTTGGGCGGCAGGTCGTATCTGGAGGGCTGTCTGGCCTGTCTCACTGCGTACACAATCTTCCTCTGCATGGAAACCCACTATGAGAAA GTGCTGAAAAAGATTGCCAAGTACATCCAGGAGCAGAATGAGAAGATCTACGCTCCTCTTGGGCTTCTACTGACTGACCCCATAGAGAGGGGCCTCAGGGTT GTGGAGATCACTATTTTCGAGGATAGAAGTATTGGTTCAAGATAA
- the r3hcc1 gene encoding R3H and coiled-coil domain-containing protein 1 — protein MPVTLALPRVNGCYLPKQETEFIHTVLEELDVFQQRNEPKSVLLFPPVPSRLRFLIHQTIANHPSLSTFSVGEGCARRVVVCYSDLRLPEDDDRDAKGRSNERARSRDRDTETNSNTQSLETGFNNRRRARRPDKAIYVPRVMRHKIDLEQANLKETRVGSSSDVTKGALVANQKPEVDSTGQSVADEEFVQLSRTGPSPWPPAWDQTVTFFTSLTLDDETDENCANNTDVPADATLQQQDLDESLLSEIKAKLKHEDVTILNTVVDFPAYANIWLDPQEFGHVIEIYDFPAMFKTDDLLDAFADYSEGGMKIKWVDNTHALGVFSSPSAATEALSLKHPILKTRALLEGSQKAKWKATRRAEFIQPVKERPRTDTAVARRMVTRALGLRGRRFEMRNNFN, from the exons ATGCCG gtcaccctggctcttcctCGTGTCAATGGCTGTTACCTCCCAAAACAAGAGACTGAATTCATCCATACAGTCCTGGAGGAGCTGGATGTGTTTCAACAGAGAAATGAGCCCAAAAG CGTTCTGCTCTTCCCTCCTGTCCCGAGCCGACTTCGCTTCCTGATTCACCAAACCATCGCAAATCATCCCAGCCTCAGCACCTTCTCTGTGGGCGAGGGCTGCGCTCGCAGGGTCGTAGTGTGTTATTCAGACCTCAG GTTGCCAGAAGACGACGACAGAGATGCGAAGGGCAGATCCAACGAGAGAGCGCGCAGTCGGGACAGAGACACGGAGACCAACAGCAACACACAGTCACTGGAGACTGGCTTCAACAACAGACGGAGAGCCAGGCGGCCAGACAAGGCTATTTACGTTCCCCGTGTTATGAGACACAAGATAGATCTGGAACAAGCCAATCTCAAGGAAACACGCGTGGGATCCTCCTCTGACGTTACCAAGGGAGCTCTTGTAGCCAATCAGAAGCCAGAGGTGGACAGCACTGGGCAGTCAGTGGCCGATGAGGAGTTCGTGCAGCTGTCGAGGACGGGTCCGTCACCGTGGCCTCCAGCCTGGGACCAGACAGTGACTTTCTTCACATCTTTGACATTAGATGACGAGACGGATGAAAACTGCGCCAACAACACGGACGTCCCCGCTGACGCCACGCTCCAGCAGCAGGACCTTGATGAAAGTCTGCTCTCTGAG ATCAAAGCCAAGCTCAAACACGAGGATGTCACCATACTTAACACCGTCGTTGATTTCCCCGCCTATGCCAACATCTGGCTGGACCCACAGGAGTTCGGCCACGTCATTGAGATCTACGACTTTCCAGCCATGTTTAAAACGGACGACCTGCTTGATGCCTTTGCTGACTATAG tgaAGGAGGAATGAAGATCAAGTGGGTGGATAACACTCATGCTCTCGGCGTATTTTCTAGTCCATCAGCAG CTACGGAGGCACTGTCCCTCAAACATCCCATACTGAAGACCCGCGCGCTGCTAGAGGGGAGCCAGAAAGCAAAGTGGAAAGCAACCAGACGCGCAG AGTTCATTCAGCCGGTGAAGGAGAGGCCGCGGACGGACACAGCTGTGGCTCGCAGGATGGTGACCAGAGCTCTGGGCTTGAGAGGGAGGCGCTTCGAGATGAGAAACAACTTCAACTGA